The Salinispora tropica CNB-440 genome has a window encoding:
- a CDS encoding YciI family protein — translation MKYLFLLYGDPAQEPTDPDAMQAEIATYSAYDKLLADAGVMLPSHALQGTETATTVQAPEQGEPTITDGPFAETREILGGYYLVDVPDLDAAIGWATRCPAAKRGKVEIRPVLEFEQP, via the coding sequence GTGAAGTACCTGTTTCTGCTCTACGGCGACCCGGCTCAGGAACCGACCGACCCGGACGCGATGCAGGCGGAGATCGCCACGTACTCGGCGTACGACAAACTGCTCGCCGACGCGGGTGTGATGCTTCCCAGCCACGCGTTGCAGGGCACCGAGACCGCCACGACGGTGCAGGCCCCCGAGCAGGGCGAGCCGACTATCACCGACGGGCCGTTCGCGGAGACCCGGGAGATCCTCGGCGGCTATTACCTGGTCGACGTGCCGGACCTGGACGCCGCCATCGGCTGGGCCACCCGCTGCCCCGCCGCGAAGCGCGGCAAGGTTGAAATTCGACCGGTCCTGGAGTTCGAGCAGCCGTGA
- a CDS encoding phosphotransferase has protein sequence MSTQQEFRGGVNTVRRRGDVVHRPASPAAPVIHRLLRHLHDHGFHGAPEPRGFDSESNEVLTFLDGEVPETLTPDLRTGTLLTTAAELLRRLHDTSAMFRTRPDDPWLLPARQPTEVMCHGDAAPYNCVVRDGAAVGFIDFDTAHPGPRVWDIAYAVYRFAPLQGPGNPESFGTPQEQGRRVGDFCRAYGSRIGAEIIDVVPDRLQALITVMRDQASRGNEAFQQHIADGHTDLYEADIDYVRAHRDILRAAFDAG, from the coding sequence ATGAGTACACAACAGGAGTTCCGCGGCGGAGTAAACACTGTGCGCCGCCGTGGCGATGTCGTCCACCGGCCGGCGTCTCCGGCGGCGCCGGTCATCCACCGGCTCCTGCGGCATCTGCACGACCACGGCTTCCACGGCGCGCCGGAGCCCCGTGGTTTCGACAGCGAGAGCAACGAGGTGCTCACCTTCCTCGACGGTGAGGTACCCGAGACGCTCACGCCGGATCTGCGTACGGGCACGCTTCTCACCACCGCCGCCGAACTGCTCCGGCGTCTTCATGACACGAGTGCCATGTTCCGGACGCGTCCCGACGACCCCTGGCTCCTTCCGGCCCGGCAGCCGACCGAAGTGATGTGCCACGGCGACGCCGCCCCGTACAACTGTGTGGTGAGAGACGGGGCCGCTGTTGGCTTCATTGATTTCGACACCGCCCACCCCGGGCCCCGTGTCTGGGACATCGCCTACGCCGTCTACCGCTTCGCGCCGTTACAGGGACCGGGCAACCCGGAGAGTTTTGGGACACCGCAGGAGCAGGGACGCCGAGTCGGCGACTTCTGCCGGGCGTACGGGTCGCGGATCGGCGCTGAGATCATCGACGTCGTGCCGGACCGGCTGCAGGCGCTCATCACCGTCATGCGCGATCAGGCCAGCCGTGGCAACGAGGCGTTCCAGCAGCACATCGCGGACGGACACACCGATCTCTACGAGGCGGATATCGACTACGTACGGGCCCACCGCGACATCCTGCGCGCAGCCTTCGATGCAGGTTGA
- a CDS encoding DUF6228 family protein — MSIRLHDRSFPDEYGICFAVEARAQGLHAELPGTEMWVWDEAWLPDFISQLAADYRGWADERTWQANHLTVRATFHSGGHVALTWQLQPWVSRSDAWQASITTWLEGGEQMSNLAADLREFLPNPGPTK, encoded by the coding sequence GTGTCCATCCGCCTGCACGACCGTTCCTTTCCCGACGAATACGGCATCTGCTTCGCGGTCGAAGCCCGCGCACAGGGCCTACACGCCGAACTACCCGGCACTGAGATGTGGGTCTGGGACGAAGCCTGGCTTCCTGACTTCATCAGTCAGCTCGCCGCCGACTACCGCGGCTGGGCCGACGAGCGGACCTGGCAGGCCAACCACCTCACCGTTCGCGCTACCTTCCACTCCGGAGGTCACGTGGCACTCACCTGGCAGCTGCAACCCTGGGTATCCCGCTCTGATGCCTGGCAGGCGTCGATCACCACCTGGCTCGAAGGCGGGGAGCAGATGAGCAATCTCGCCGCGGACCTCCGCGAGTTCCTACCCAACCCCGGTCCGACCAAGTAG
- a CDS encoding DoxX family protein yields MGIPVVVLTLLLSAVIVAAAVPKLAGQAQMRERMAHLGVSPGRTRVIGGLEIIAVAGLLLGLLWWPIAVAAAVGLTLLLIGAAVFHARAKDPVPAILVPVVFALATAALAVLHVIDA; encoded by the coding sequence GTGGGTATCCCCGTCGTCGTCCTAACCCTGCTTCTCAGTGCGGTGATCGTGGCCGCGGCCGTCCCGAAGCTCGCCGGCCAGGCCCAGATGCGTGAGCGGATGGCCCACCTGGGCGTCTCCCCCGGCCGAACCCGCGTGATCGGCGGCCTGGAGATCATCGCCGTCGCCGGCCTGCTGCTGGGCCTGCTTTGGTGGCCGATCGCCGTCGCTGCCGCGGTCGGCCTGACCCTGCTGCTGATCGGGGCAGCGGTCTTCCACGCCCGTGCGAAGGACCCAGTCCCGGCGATCTTGGTCCCCGTGGTGTTCGCGCTCGCCACCGCCGCGCTGGCGGTCCTGCACGTGATAGACGCCTGA
- a CDS encoding MerR family transcriptional regulator: MGLLTIGAFSRAAGLTPKALRLYDEVGLLPPAAVDPESGYRLYDPEQLPLARLVAQLRRIGMPLAKIRTVSGLAPTAAAEAITAYWRQVTADTAARARLATFLVDHLSAGSTTMSHANPTLVVRYAAGCDTGAIRDSNEDVAYASDRLLAVADGMRGPGGAAASAAAIDALKALELVDVPAADLLTMLAGAVTDADRTVQALATDDHQPITTLTALLRSGSQLALVHVGDTRAYLLRGGELFLLTQDHTWVQTQVDQGKLDRDEATAHPQRAVLVRALGGGQQVEADLALRTALPGDRYLLCSDGLSAVVDRAALQSALSTATDPEDAVQQLTGLAQAAGAPDNIACVIADIAAV; encoded by the coding sequence GTGGGGCTGCTGACCATCGGGGCGTTCAGCCGGGCGGCGGGACTGACGCCGAAGGCGTTGCGCCTGTACGACGAGGTCGGGCTCCTGCCGCCGGCGGCGGTCGATCCCGAGTCCGGATACCGGCTCTACGACCCGGAGCAGCTGCCGCTGGCCCGGCTGGTCGCCCAGTTACGTCGCATTGGCATGCCACTGGCGAAGATCCGCACGGTGAGTGGCTTGGCGCCTACGGCGGCGGCGGAGGCGATCACCGCGTACTGGCGGCAGGTCACTGCCGATACCGCAGCTCGCGCACGGCTCGCCACCTTCCTCGTGGACCACCTATCAGCAGGGAGCACCACCATGTCTCACGCGAACCCCACCCTTGTCGTCCGCTACGCCGCCGGCTGCGACACCGGCGCCATACGCGACAGCAACGAGGACGTCGCGTACGCCAGCGATCGGTTGCTGGCCGTCGCCGACGGTATGCGGGGACCCGGCGGCGCCGCAGCCAGCGCGGCTGCCATCGACGCCCTCAAGGCATTGGAACTCGTCGACGTACCGGCCGCCGACCTGCTGACGATGCTGGCCGGTGCGGTCACCGACGCCGACCGCACCGTGCAAGCCCTGGCGACCGACGATCATCAGCCGATCACCACGCTGACCGCGCTGCTGCGCAGCGGCTCCCAACTGGCCCTGGTGCACGTCGGTGACACCCGGGCATACCTGCTGCGCGGCGGCGAGCTGTTCCTGCTCACCCAGGACCACACCTGGGTGCAGACCCAGGTGGATCAAGGCAAGCTCGACCGAGACGAGGCCACTGCGCATCCTCAGCGCGCCGTGCTGGTACGCGCTCTCGGCGGCGGGCAGCAGGTCGAGGCGGACCTTGCGCTACGCACCGCCCTGCCCGGTGACCGGTACCTGCTGTGCTCCGACGGACTGTCGGCCGTCGTCGACCGGGCTGCCCTGCAGTCGGCGCTGAGTACAGCAACCGATCCCGAGGATGCGGTGCAGCAGTTGACCGGTCTGGCTCAGGCCGCAGGGGCGCCGGACAATATCGCCTGCGTCATCGCCGATATCGCCGCGGTGTAG
- a CDS encoding DUF4360 domain-containing protein, which produces MFSWLATGGMILSLLVPTNPVVEFPEPETPPPGQIVIDLVTVNGSGCPAGTAAIAMSADNTAFTVTYSEFIAQVGVGAEPTDWRRNCQLNLRVHVPQGFTYAVAQADYRGFAALADGATGVERANYYFQGMSPTAYSTHTFDGPMVDNWQATDVTDVAALVWHPCGEQRNFNINTELWALAGTSDTSTTTSFMTMDSTDGAISTTYNLAWKTCP; this is translated from the coding sequence ATGTTCAGTTGGCTCGCAACCGGAGGCATGATCCTCTCCCTGCTGGTTCCCACGAACCCGGTGGTGGAATTCCCCGAGCCCGAGACTCCGCCCCCCGGTCAAATCGTCATCGATCTGGTCACCGTCAATGGTTCCGGCTGTCCGGCAGGCACTGCCGCCATCGCCATGTCGGCCGACAACACCGCGTTCACTGTCACATACAGCGAATTCATCGCCCAGGTCGGGGTCGGGGCGGAACCGACCGACTGGCGCCGCAATTGCCAGCTCAACTTGCGGGTTCACGTCCCGCAGGGCTTCACCTACGCGGTGGCCCAGGCTGACTACCGTGGCTTCGCCGCCCTGGCAGACGGGGCAACCGGCGTGGAGCGAGCAAACTACTACTTCCAGGGGATGTCACCCACGGCCTACTCGACCCACACCTTCGACGGCCCGATGGTGGACAACTGGCAGGCCACCGACGTCACGGACGTTGCCGCTCTGGTCTGGCACCCGTGCGGCGAGCAACGCAACTTCAACATCAACACGGAGCTCTGGGCCCTCGCCGGCACCTCGGACACCAGCACCACAACGAGTTTCATGACGATGGACTCGACCGACGGAGCCATCTCCACCACATACAACCTGGCATGGAAGACCTGCCCGTAG
- a CDS encoding RNA polymerase sigma factor encodes MSDGELPAPDVLERVFREERGRLLATLVRHFGDLDLAEEVASDAIEAALLHWPVRGVPSRPAAWLLTTARRRAVDRLRRDRAYAARLAVLQAEAVRQEPAAPQPGDGDDLPDERLALFFTCCHPALPGETQIMLTLRYLAGLTTAEVARAFLVPVPTMAQRIGRAKQKIRAARIPFRVPDATELPARLPRVLRVIYLIFTEGYAASSGPQLVRTDLADEAIRLARLLHRLLPRQPEVTGLLALLLLVDARRAARCTAEGDLVLLDEQDRTLWDRDQIEEGRRLVPDALANGPGPYAVQAAIAALHSEAADVAGTDWPQVVALYDVLARLAPSPLVELNRAVAVALRDGPAAGLRLLDTLDEQGRLAGYHLLPATRADLLRRLGRVEEAAAAYRRALDLVGNEPERAFLRRRLAEAVAAAGRPQSSSTDRENPDDPEL; translated from the coding sequence GTGTCCGATGGCGAGCTGCCGGCCCCCGACGTTCTGGAGCGGGTGTTCCGGGAGGAGCGCGGGCGGCTGCTCGCCACCCTGGTCCGACACTTCGGCGACCTCGACCTCGCCGAGGAGGTCGCCTCTGACGCGATCGAGGCGGCCCTGCTGCACTGGCCGGTGCGGGGTGTGCCGAGCCGTCCGGCGGCCTGGCTGCTCACCACCGCCCGGCGGCGGGCTGTTGACCGGCTCCGCCGGGACCGCGCCTACGCGGCCCGGCTGGCCGTACTCCAGGCCGAGGCCGTCCGGCAAGAGCCGGCCGCGCCCCAGCCGGGCGACGGCGACGACCTGCCGGACGAGCGGCTGGCGCTCTTCTTCACCTGCTGTCATCCGGCGCTGCCCGGCGAGACGCAGATCATGTTGACCCTGCGCTACCTGGCCGGACTCACCACTGCCGAGGTCGCCCGGGCGTTCCTGGTCCCGGTGCCGACGATGGCCCAGCGGATCGGCCGGGCGAAGCAGAAGATCCGGGCCGCCCGGATCCCGTTCCGGGTTCCGGACGCCACCGAACTGCCGGCCCGGCTCCCCAGGGTGCTCCGGGTGATCTATCTGATCTTCACCGAGGGGTACGCGGCGAGCAGCGGTCCGCAGCTTGTCCGGACCGACCTGGCGGACGAGGCGATCCGGCTGGCCCGGCTCCTGCACCGGCTGCTGCCCCGACAACCGGAGGTGACCGGGCTGCTCGCCCTGCTGCTGCTGGTCGACGCCCGCCGGGCCGCCCGGTGCACCGCCGAGGGCGACCTGGTACTCCTCGACGAGCAGGACCGCACACTCTGGGACCGCGACCAGATCGAGGAGGGTCGTCGACTCGTACCCGACGCGCTGGCCAACGGCCCCGGCCCGTACGCGGTACAGGCCGCGATCGCCGCGCTGCACAGCGAGGCCGCCGACGTGGCCGGTACGGACTGGCCCCAGGTGGTCGCGCTCTACGACGTACTGGCCCGGCTGGCGCCGTCACCGCTGGTGGAACTGAACCGGGCGGTGGCGGTGGCGCTGCGGGACGGTCCGGCCGCCGGGTTGCGGCTGCTCGACACGCTCGACGAGCAGGGCCGGCTGGCCGGATACCACCTGCTGCCGGCAACCCGGGCGGACCTGCTGCGTCGACTGGGTCGGGTCGAGGAGGCCGCGGCGGCGTACCGTCGGGCACTCGACCTGGTCGGCAACGAGCCGGAACGGGCGTTCCTGCGGCGGCGGCTCGCGGAGGCCGTCGCCGCAGCCGGTAGGCCCCAGTCGTCGTCGACCGACCGGGAGAACCCGGACGATCCGGAACTGTGA